CCGGCCTCACCAGCCCATCAATTTAATCGATGATTCAttaattattcgcttcacaGCAACAATTTATAAACTTTAGCGATTGGGGAATACAAGGTGGACCTCCTGCTACTTTCACAAATAGTTTTTCAATGGATGTTGTTAGTTGTTAAatagttattaataattttccGGACCTCTGTCCACAAATGAGGTGAAAAATATTGACACCatcttataaataaattgttttctcAGTCTGTAGACATAATGTCTGAATATTTATGATCGAAAAGATTAGAATAGATCTCTAGAAACGATCCAGTAGCAATTTTTTGTAGATCAGGCAcgtatttaattagttattaacaatttttgcAGAGGCTACTTGTTTTTCCTATGTCCGTAATGTGTAAGACAAGGAGAGGCTGAGTATGGGAAAAGGACAGAGCGAGACTCACTCGTGCCACTTGAGAGTGAGAGCGGTCTATATCTGTCCTTGTCGCTCTCCGTAAATCGCATAAGTCTGTCCTTGTCGGATACCTCCTTATTTTCGTATACTCCTACTACTACGCCCTGGTGAGTACCAGGAGATTAGAACCCGCgaagaaggaggtggcacgagcgAGGCCTcttctgtccttgtcgcacatCATCGCCGTCCTTGTCTTACACATGGGAGGGATAGGGGAAATTAGTTCCCAATCCTGCCTCACAGATGGCGCCACTGTTCCTCTATCTGTCCTTGTCTTACACATGGAAGGATTGGGAACATTAGTTCACAATCCGTCCCACAGATGGCGCCACTGTTTCTCTATCTATCCTTGTCGCACACTCAACCTCTCCTTGTCTTACACATTACGGGCATTGGAAAAACAAGTACCCTATgcaaaaattgttaataactaattaaatacgCGACAGATCTATACAAAATTGCTACTGGATTGTTGCTAGAGGTCTATTCTAGCTTCTTATCTTCACAAGTCATGTCTGGGAAgtcagaaaataatttatttataaggtgGAGTCAATATTTTTGAGTTCATTTCTGAACAGAGGTGCGGAAAATGGTTAATAACTATTTAGCAACTAACAAAATCCAATCAGAACGTATACGTGAAAGTAACAGATGGTCTGTCTCATATCCTCCAATCGCTGTAGTTTATAAATTGTTGCTGAGAAGCTAAAGCgagtaattaataaataatcgatTGATTTGATAGATGAGTGAGAGCGGAGAAGCTGTCCTTGTCGCTCCCCGTAAATCGCATAAGTCTGTTCTTGTCGGATAACTCCTTGCTTTCATGTGCGTCTGGTACTTACCAGGGGATACAAACCGCCGCGAAAAAGGAGGTGGCGATGCTAAGGCGATAATAAGCGATACGTCTTCTGACCTTGCACTAGtacattcttttttattttaacaccCAACCggtaattattgcataattttggaaaatctatGGTTTAtggttaaacattttttaatgaagccttcaacagtgacagcaattttcattttgaactaacaagtcagcctcaataacgtcatctaatactttcatttaagattgtaatgtaaaagaaaatttctatgctttcttttggtacagcacaattattgaaaatcctattaataggtttcggtaggtaaagtgttaatatccATGTCCTTGTTCCCCTCAGCATTATTTATCGCTGAAGTAAGGATCATATAGTAGGATTTAAATTGGGATCAAACTCATTGAAAAACAATAAAAGACAAGATTAAACGATAATCCTTTTTACAATTTCCTTTATTAAACTAACATTATACCACATGATCTATACGACATCCCATTTCATCAAATGAATAGTATGCATGAACAAGAAAGCACCTGATATACAAAACAGAGCAGTTTCACTGGTGACTTTCATCGTACTCCAGTCGTTTTCTCTGTCGTAGAATATCTATACCCAGGTAGTCTTGCTGGAAGTTGAAGTATCTGTAGTCCTGGTTCTCTCGGATTAGTTTCTGAACTTTGTATTCCAATTGTCTCATTTCTCCAAGCTCCCAACCTGTTACCATTACGTGAAGCAGTTTCTCGTACTCCTGTTGCTGGTTCGGGCTGAAGTGCTTCGCAATGAATCTGGTGATAGGCGACTGTAAAATAAACAGGTCATGCTGTAATCATTTCAACTCTCTTATACAGTATAATTAAAATGTCAGCTTTCCTTACCCTATAATATTCGTATTGCTTTGGGATATAGCCTTCTGGAATTGGTTCCAATGTAGCTGGCCCTATAAAAGTATTAACCGTGCTAACAAGAACAGCGATTGGTATTAGTCCAACGAAGAAGTAAAAGTGAAACCAGTCCTTTAGTTTGTGCCATTGGTAATTCGATGGTTCCACAACCATTGTTCGATGCTCGCTCATACATCTTACAGTAACTGCgaaaaaataaatgaacttAAGCTGTCTTCTCTAATCACATTACTCTTGGATATATATTTCGCATTAAGCCTCATCATAATTACACAAAAGTCtacatatttatttctataattttaaattaaattcaactATTGATGTCTGAACCAATTTGAAGTCAATTTCTGTCTCGACTGTCCAAATAGAATATAACACTATCACTAATAGAACTACCAAGCACTAAACGGAATCtgcataataataatgatagaatttcatttatatAGATTTCGTACCAGTTTTGTTTTCAGAATAagcatatttataattttaatatttctaaaagaacaaatcaggaGCAAGTGATTTTGACCCCATTTGGTACATCTAAATAGTGTTAATCGTTTTCAGACAgcaattacaaattaataatcGCAGCTTCTCTCTATATATCTGAAATTGTTTGCTGTTTTTTGACACAAAACCTACCGACTATCAAAAGTAACTGatgtgtattgtattataaaactaacaaaattaaatttatttatatcttgtgcgatttgtataataatgcatactggaataaaaaattgtattaaattaattCCCACGGAAACACGTttagaatttcaataattgtaaaataaaaaatctaacacCGGTGATTTGGCTGGTGACGGTAGGTTTCGTGTTAACATAATAGATgctcaactgttatatgaaTATAAACATTGGACAACGAACGAAGTGGCAAAGATCATCATATTTTTACCAAACTACTGTAAATGTTACCGGTTATTATAACCTATTATGGTTTAGCAATTCATTTCGACGACACTCTCCCCTGAATTTCCTGTTATTATTTGTCGGGTGCTATGAAAAATTCAGGCGAAAGCGTCGTCGCAATACGAGACTGGATAAATATGGCAATTAATGGGGCAACAATACTAAACGAACGATTACTTTGAATAGATCGTATATACAGAGA
This genomic stretch from Lasioglossum baleicum chromosome 13, iyLasBale1, whole genome shotgun sequence harbors:
- the Nd-sgdh gene encoding NADH dehydrogenase (ubiquinone) SGDH subunit, coding for MATWSRLLFSTGQKFFKPNGLLLKTVPKNVTVRCMSEHRTMVVEPSNYQWHKLKDWFHFYFFVGLIPIAVLVSTVNTFIGPATLEPIPEGYIPKQYEYYRSPITRFIAKHFSPNQQQEYEKLLHVMVTGWELGEMRQLEYKVQKLIRENQDYRYFNFQQDYLGIDILRQRKRLEYDESHQ